A window of Triplophysa dalaica isolate WHDGS20190420 chromosome 7, ASM1584641v1, whole genome shotgun sequence contains these coding sequences:
- the znf281a gene encoding zinc finger protein 281: MSLIQDKLGNEFLRSNGGMEPGFGPSMLMFSHLPPVTSFTRLASQTVMADLQPHEMILKKERDSPDCGGGLSGGMCGGGGIAGMLGGVGDYVHAMGIKQEKVSEHDYRLPLYSGGGVGTGLRSGGELLEVSLGDHQNLVVHDLSLGNLSGRLVKESSGRKGRRSNCEGQEGKTRRKRGESKSLMLDPDGGSLSPNSKPHICEHCSAAFRSSYHLRRHVLIHTGERPFRCNQCNMSFIQKYLLQRHEKIHSGEKPFSCDQCNMRFIQKYHMERHKRTHSGEKPYKCDTCQQYFSRTDRLLKHKRTCGDVTKKGADGSEHELGVAGDGEHGSYGITQGNVATPGRKRGKSKNAGEGGERKRKKPTGAMGAMHSQEAEAYGLHDFNLVANNGVSTTSSAQSDPSMDGDPGRAPKMAFKKVNRKSMEKNALSIDQSKPGGMELPGGGLDTLGLLPGPGAKVGSNSSNYDDAIQFLKKRRYLHVTNNGAAGASDYDVGVSHLQSQPTVIQGVVSGVLDTDASLGLLDSSPLGDIKQDKSGIPDEVLQSLLDHYAHKPDVTFDISDTHHVELQTAATDSLGHDDSPSSPNSGDKAVIMHEYSRFLLQALERTSHSSGFPLGPCPGSAATTTVQFSGPSPLLSDKHVYTSSPLEYSFSHPVSSSPSLSSVPKSHFGLLEGSSPPQGFHMSSLEQSAHAQQQLTPSQELTEQLDKQHTSPPPPPHTPNTNTYQIAPQPPDLGSQKEPQGQKNGATATTGGFSLGTSQDLTTLDSAKAHFQIENFAQAFGAQFKGGRVPLAFTNDSRGEVNHSIQTQVSEFSGYSSLLADASDAVNTGSKTPTSQSYR; encoded by the exons ATGAGCCTGATCCAGGACAAACTTGGCAATGAGTTCCTGCGCTCCAACGGTGGCATGGAGCCAGGCTTTGGTCCGAGCATGCTCATGTTCAGCCACCTTCCCCCTGTCACTAGCTTCACCCGTCTGGCCAGTCAAACGGTTATGGCTGACCTGCAGCCTCACGAGATGATCCTCAAGAAGGAGAGGGACTCGCCGGATTGTGGAGGAGGGCTCAGTGGAGGCATGTGTGGCGGAGGTGGCATAGCGGGCATGCTAGGAGGTGTGGGAGATTATGTTCATGCCATGGGcatcaaacaagaaaaagtttCTGAACATGATTACAGACTGCCCCTCTATTCGGGGGGTGGAGTCGGGACTGGACTACGGAGTGGAGGAGAGCTGCTGGAGGTGTCGCTGGGCGACCATCAGAACCTGGTGGTGCATGACCTCAGTCTGGGAAAT CTGTCAGGGCGGTTGGTAAAAGAATCCTCAGGGAGGAAAGGGCGAAGGTCAAATTGTGAGGGACAGGAGGGCAAGACGCGGAGGAAACGAGGAGAGTCGAAG TCTCTGATGCTGGATCCAGATGGAGGCAGCTTGTCTCCAAACTCCAAACCACACATCTGTGAGCACTGCAGTGCAGCGTTCCGGAGTTCCTATCATTTACGCAGACATGTGCTTATACACACAG GTGAGAGGCCTTTCCGCTGCAATCAATGTAACATGAGCTTCATTCAGAAATACCTCCTACAAAGACACGAAAAGATCCACAGTG GAGAGAAGCCATTCAGCTGTGATCAGTGCAACATGCGTTTCATTCAGAAGTATCACATGGAAAGACACAAGAGAACTCATAGTGGAGAAAAGCCATACAAGTGTGATACCTGCCAACAG TATTTTTCTAGGACGGACCGGTTGCTAAAGCACAAACGGACGTGTGGAGATGTCACGAAAAAGGGCGCGGATGGATCAGAGCACGAGTTGGGTGTCGCAGGTGATGGGGAACATGGCAGCTATGGAATCACTCAGGGAAATGTGGCCACACCTGGACGCAAACGAGGCAAGTCAAAAAATGCTGGCGAAGGGGGTGAACGCAAGCGCAAGAAGCCCACTGGGGCTATGGGGGCGATGCATAGTCAGGAGGCAGAGGCTTATGGCCTTCATGACTTCAACTTGGTCGCAAACAATGGGGTTTCAACAACATCTTCTGCTCAGTCGGACCCCAGCATGGATGGGGATCCTGGACGTGCTCCCAAGATGGCCTTTAAGAAGGTTAACAGGAAGTCCATGGAGAAGAATGCTCTCTCCATAGATCAATCCAAGCCAGGAGGCATGGAGTTGCCTGGAGGAGGCTTGGATACCCTTGGGCTCCTACCAGGTCCTGGGGCCAAAGTTGGTTCCAACAGCAGCAATTACGATGATGCCATTCAGTTTCTGAAGAAACGACGATACCTCCATGTAACAAATAATGGGGCTGCAGGTGCTTCCGACTACGACGTAGGCGTCAGTCATCTGCAGTCGCAACCTACAGTTATTCAGGGTGTTGTTTCTGGGGTTCTTGACACAGATGCCTCACTTGGCCTGTTGGACTCCTCCCCTCTAGGAGATATCAAGCAGGATAAATCTGGAATCCCAGATGAGGTTCTGCAGAGCTTGTTGGACCACTATGCTCATAAGCCTGATGTGACCTTCGACATCTCGGATACCCATCACGTGGAGCTCCAGACAGCTGCCACGGACTCACTTGGACATGATGACTCCCCCTCAAGTCCCAACAGTGGAGACAAAGCCGTGATCATGCACGAGTACTCGCGTTTTCTCTTACAGGCACTAGAGCGGACCAGTCACAGTTCAGGCTTCCCGTTGGGCCCATGTCCTGGTTCTGCCGCTACTACCACAGTACAGTTTTCAGGGCCAAGCCCACTTCTCTCAGACAAGCATGTGTATACATCCTCACCTTTGGAGTACTCATTCTCACATCCTGTTTCTTCCTCCCCTTCCCTCTCCTCTGTGCCGAAGTCCCATTTTGGTCTACTAGAGGGCTCGTCACCTCCGCAGGGCTTCCACATGAGCAGCCTGGAGCAGTCTGCGCACGCACAACAGCAACTCACACCTTCCCAGGAGCTTACCGAACAGTTGGACAAACAGCACACGTCCCCTCCGCCGCCTCCGCACACCCCCAATACAAATACTTACCAAATCGCGCCTCAGCCTCCAGACCTGGGTAGTCAGAAGGAACCTCAAGGGCAGAAAAATGGAGCGACGGCCACCACTGGAGGATTCTCCCTGGGCACATCTCAGGATCTGACAACCCTGGACTCAGCCAAGGCCCATTTTCAGATCGAAAACTTTGCTCAGGCTTTTGGAGCGCAGTTTAAAGGGGGGCGCGTGCCCCTTGCCTTTACAAATGACTCGAGGGGTGAGGTGAATCACAGCATACAGACACAGGTTTCTGAATTCTCAGGGTATAGCAGTCTCTTGGCTGATGCCAGCGATGCCGTCAATACCGGCTCCAAAACCCCAACAAGCCAAAGCTACAGGTGA